CGGATCACCTGTGTACCTTCAGAATCGCTTCTTCGCGATAGCGATCCACGCCTATGGCGTCGGCGAGAGGGGCAGCAATGACCTGTGCCCCGCTGAGTACAACGCCGGCACCCGGATCAGCGAAAGCCTTTACAGCGTGATCCTGAACCTCAGGTGAGGCTCCCCTCATGCGAGCCAAAGCGCTGGTCGCTGGATTATTGCTCGGCTATTGCCTGCTGGGAATGGCTGGCTGCTCGCGAGAGGCCGTCCCGGCCAAGGAACCGGAACCTGTTGAGGCAAGCCCGGTCAGCGACACGAATTCTCCCCTGCCGACTGGACCGCGCACTGCCGCAAGCCTGGTGGGCACTGTCGTCGACGAGACCGGCGCGGCAGTCGAACACTGCATGATCACCATCGCGGGGGACAGCAGGGAGCTGGCTATCATGACCAACTCCTCGGGAAACTTCGAGGCATGGCTGAGATACGGGACCCAGCAGCTCACCATCACCTGCGACCCGCAGGTCTATCAGGTGGCAGAGGCCACGGTGGAGGTGCCTCAGGCCGACAGGTTCGAGCAGACATTCACCGTCCACAAGCTGTAGGCAATTTTCCCTATCCGCTGAGAAAGCTGGTGCCGGGCATCCATCAGATGCCCGGCACCAGCTTTGAACTCACGATCTACTTGCCGTCGCCCTTGAACAGCGACTTGATCAGGTCTCGGTTCAGCTGGGAGATGGACTCCAGCGGGATGCCCTTGGGGCAGACCGCGGCGCACTCACCGATGTTGGTGCAGTTGCCGAAACCTTCCTCATCATGCTGCGCAACCATCGACTTCACCCGCCGGTACCGCTCGGGCTGACCCTGCGGGAGCATCGCCAGGTGTGTGATCTTCGCCGAGGTGAACAGCATCGCCGAGCTGTTCGGGCAGGCCGCCACGCAGGCACCACATCCAATGCAGGTGGCGTTGTCGAAGGCCTTGTCGGACTCGCGCTTCGGAGCCGGTGTCGCGTGGGCATCGGGGGCAGAACCCGTGTTGGAGGAGATATACCCGCCCGACTGGACGATACGGTCCAGAGCCGTGCGATCTACCGCGAGGTCCTTGATGATGGGGAAAGCCCCGGCACGCCACGGCTCGATCTCGATCGTCGCGCCATCAGCGAAGGAACGCATGTGCAGCTGGCAGGTTGTGGTTGCGGAACCTCCGTGGGCGATGCCGTTGATCACGACACCGCACATGCCGCAGATGCCCTCACGGCAGTCATGGTCGAAGGCAATCGGCTCCTGGTTCGCATCTGTGAGCTGCTCGTTGAGCATGTCCAGCATCTCGAGGAAGGACATGTCCGGAGACACGTTGTCGATGTCGTAGTCAACCATCGCCCCCTTGGCCTTGGGGCCGGCCTGACGCCAAATACGCAGCTTGAGTTTCACTTGTAACTCCGTTGCTTCAGTTCGATTGCCTTGTAGATGAGGGGTTCGCGGTGCAGGATCGGTTTGTTGCCCTCACCGGTCCATTCCCAGGCCGCGACGTAGAGGAACTCGTCATCGTGACGTAGCGCCTCACCCTCCTCGGTCTGTGACTCGGCGCGGAAGTGACCGCCGCAGGACTCTCGGCGATGCAGGGCATCGATGCACATCAGCTCGCCCAGCTCGAAGAAGTCCGCGACCCGCCCAGCACGTTCGAGGGCTTGGTTGAAGTCCTCGTTGATGCCAGTCACGCGCACGTTGCGCCAGTACTCCTCACGGAGTTCACGGATCAGCCCGATGGCTTTGATCAGTCCCTCCTCGGTGCGGTTCATACCGCAGTACTCCCACATGATCTGGCCCAGCTCCTTGTGGAAGGAGTCCACAGACCGGGTGCCCTGGATGCTCAGCAGCTTGTAGACACGGGCCTTGGCGGTCTGCACCGCGTCGATGACCGCCGGATGGCTGTCTGAGATCTTCTCGAAGGGGCCGTCGGCTAGGTAGTCGTTGATCGTGTTGGGAAGCACGAAATAGCCATCGGCGAGCCCCTGCATCAGTGCCGAGGCACCGAGCCGGTTCGCGCCATGGTCGGAGAAGTTTGCCTCACCCGTGACGTACAGGCCGGGAATCGTGCTCTGCAGGTCGTAGTCCACCCAGACCCCGCCCATGGTGTAGTGGACTGCCGGGTAGATCCGCATGGGAACCTCGTATGGATTCTCACCGGTGATCTGCTGATACATGTCGAAGAGGTTGCCGTACTTATTCGACACCCCCTGCTTGCCCAGGCGGTTGATGGCATCGGAGAAATCGAGGTAGACGCCACGCCGGACCTGCCTGGTCGAGCCGTCCGCCTGCTTCTCAGCCACCGCGGGACCCACACCGCGGCCCTCATCGCACATGTTCTTGGCCTGGCGGGAGGCGATATCACGCGGCACTAGGTTGCCGAACGCTGGATAGATGCGCTCCAGGTAGTAGTCGCGATCCTCCTCGGGAATCTGGCGGGGATCCTTCGTGCAGTCCTCGGCCTTCTTCGGCACCCAGATGCGGCCGTCGTTACGCAGCGACTCCGACATCAGGGTCAGTTTGGACTGCGTGTCACCGTGGACGGGGATGCAGGTGGGATGGATCTGCGTGTAGCAGGGGTTGCCGAAGAAGGCACCCTTGCGGTGCGCCCGCCAAACAGCGGTCGCGTTGCACCCCATGGCGTTGGTCGACAGGAAGAAGACGTTGCCGTAGCCGCCGGTCCCAAGGACGACGGCGTCGGCGGTCCAGGCTTCGATCTCACCGGTGACCATGTTGCGGGTGACGATGCCGCGGGCACGGCCGTCGACGACGATCAGCTCGACCATCTCGTGACGCGAATACATTTTGACGGTACCGGCCTCAATCTGGCGCTCCAGCTGCTGGTAGCAGCCGATCAGCAGCTGCTGCCCCGTCTGGCCACGGGCGTAGAAGGTGCGCTGCACCTGCACACCACCGAAGGACCGGGTGTCCAGGAGGCCGCCATACTCACGTGCAAAGGGGACGCCCTGGGCAACACACTGGTCGATGATGTTGGCGCTGACCTCCGCCAAGCGGTAGACGTTCGTCTCGCGGGCCCGATAATCGCCACCCTTGACGGTGTCGTAGAACAACCGGTAGGTGGAGTCGTTGTCGTTGCGGTAGTTCTTCGCCGCGTTGATACCGCCCTGGGCCGCGATGGAATGGGCACGCCTGGGGCTGTCCTGATAGCAGAAATTCAGGACGTTGTAGCCGGCCTCACCGAGCGTCGCGGCGGCAGCGCCGCCAGCCAGGCCGGTGCCGACGATGATGACGCTCAGCTTACGCCGGTTCGCGGGGTTAACGAGCCGGGCCTGGAATTGGCGGGTCTGCCAGACCTTGTCAATCTCGACCGCAGGCGCCTTGGTGTCGACGATGTCGTCGCCGTCGATCCAGTAGTCGGAGGGAATGAAAGTCGTGGTCGTCATCGTGCTGCTCATTTCAGGATTCCGAACTGGACACACAGGGGCATGATCATGAATCCGGCGTAAAGCGCAACGGAAACGACCAGGGCGATGATGTTGAGCCACTTGCGGGAGATGGCGGAGAGATTCACGCCCAGTGTCGCAAAAGCACTCCACAGGCCGTGACGGATATGCATGCACACGAGCAGGATGGAGAAGGCGTAGAACGCTGTTATCCACCACTGCTGGAATCCGGCCAGCACCATGGTGTGCGGATGGTTAGCGTGCCCGCCCAGGATCCCGGGGACGATGGTGAACTGGATCAGGTGGAAGATCACGAAGACCAGGATGATCACGCCGCCCCAGCGCATGGTGCGGGCAGCGTAGGTCTGGGCTTGGCGCTTGGTGACCTGGTACTTGTCGCCGCGGTTCTTGATGGTTTTGGCAGACAGCGTCGCAGCTGACCAGATGTGCAGGACGATGGCCAGGAGCAACGCCGCCCGGAACACCCAGATGAACTGTCCAGCAGGCATGACTGGGTAGAGGATGCCGCCGTCGCTGCTCTTGCCCTTCAGCCATTCGGCGTAGTGATCGAAGGCCTCATAGCCCACGAACATCTTCAGGTTGCCGTACATATGCACAAGCAGGAAGGCGATCAAGATCAGGCCAGTGACCGCCATCAGGGCCTTCCGGGTAACCGTCGACCTCAACGCTCGTTGATGGATAGTGAGTGATGTTGCCACGAGGGTCACTCTAGCTGCCCTTGAATGTGATTTCGCACTCCGGGTCCGATTAAGGGTCGCCCCGTCGCAAAACTGTGCGAGACCCTCGGCTCAAAGGGGTTTTACGCTACTTTGAGGGTGCGAAAATAAGCCCCTCAGAAGTCGTCTTCGAGCAGCTCGGGACGGCGCGAGCGGGTACGTTCCAGAGCCTGTTCCCGACGCCATGTCGCGATGGCTGCGTGGTTGCCGGAGAGCAGGATCTCAGGGACCTCACGGCCCCGCCAGCGCGGGGGTTTGGTGTAGTTGGGGTATTCCAGCAGCCGGTGTCCCGGCGCGTGTGATTCCTCGACGAGCGAGTCAGGATTGCCGAGCACCCCCGGGATGAGCCGGACCACGGCCTCCGTGATGGCCAGCACCGCTGCCTCACCGCCGTTGAGCACATAGTCCCCGAGACTGACCTCCACGAGGTCATAGGTGTCGGCGCAGTGGTCGAGCACCCGCTGGTCGATGCCCTCGTAGCGCCCGCAGGCAAAGACCAAGCGCCGACGCGCACTCAGCTCGTGGGCGAGGTCCTGGTTGAAGACCCGCCCGGCCGGGGTCGGCACCACCACCGTCATGGGGGCGGGATCGAGATCCTCCATGGCATCCAGGGCCTCACCCCAGGGTTCGGGTTTCATCACCATCCCCGCTCCCCCGCCGTAGGGGGTGTCGTCTGCAGTGTGATGCCTGTCGTGGGTCCAAGCCCGGAGGTCATGAACTGCCAGGTCCACGACACCCGACTCGATGGCCTTACCCACCAGCGACAAGGACAGCGGGGCCAGGTAGCCGGGAAAAATGGTGATGACGTCAATCCTCATGCGAGGTCCTCCAGCAGGCCGCCCACGTCGGCAAGCTGCACCTCACCCGCCTCGAGATCAACGCGGGGAACCAGAGCCGACACGAAGGGAACAAGACGCCTACCCGCACCGGTCTCAACAACAAGGCAGTCCTGTGCGGGCAGGTGAAGCACCTCCACCACCTCACCGGCATGTTTCCCCGCGGCATCCAGTACGCGAAGCCCGGCGAGCTGCCGGTCGAAATACTCCTCCGGCTCACTCGGACGCTCATCGCCTGGGACGTCGACGAACAGTTTCTCGCCGCGGAGCGACTCCACCGCAGTTCGGTCCGGGTATCCCTCAAAGGCAACAACGGGGCGTCCGCGATGCCATCGGACCCGTTCCAGGGTGAGGTGTTTCCCAGAGCTGAGACGAAGCCCGGACCCCGGCTGGAACCGGCGCCCGGGCTCATCCGTGCGTACATCGATGAAAGCGTCACCGCGGATGCCGTGGGCACGCCCGACTATCCCGACGAGCACCTCAACCAGGCCGGCCAAGGCGGGCTCCCGCTCAGCGGCGGCGCGGCCGGTCGACATCCACGAAATCGACGCGAACCTGTTCGTTGCCTGCGAGCGCGCCAACCACGGTGCGCAGTGCGCTCGCAGTCCGGCCCTGCCTGCCAATCACTTTGCCGACGTCCTCAGGATGGACGCGCACCTCCAGCAGGCGGCCACGGCGCAGTTCCTTCTCCCGCACGGTCACATCGTCCGGATTGGAAACGATCCCTGCCACCAGGTGCTCCAACGCGTCGGCGAGCACGACTCAGGCCTCCTGCTCGGAAGCCTCGTCACCAGCCGAGGCCTCAGCAGCCTTCTTCGCCTTCGAGATGGCGGGGGCCACAGCATTACCGTCCTCGGCCAGGGCCTTGGCGAACTCGGCCTCACGGTCACGCGGCTCGGGCTGCGGCAGGATTCCAGAGGGGGTCTTGTCGCCGGTGAACTTCTGCCAGTCACCGGAGCGCTTGAGGATGGCGATCACGGCCTCAGTCGGCTGGGCGCCCACAGACAGCCAGTACTGGGCGCGTTCAGAGTCCACGCGGATGAAGGAGGGGTCGTTCTTCGGGTGATACAGGCCGATCTCCTCGATAGCCTGACCATCCCGCTTCGAGCGGGAGTCCATGACGACGATGCGGTAGTGAGGGGAGCGAATCTTGCCGAGACGCTTCAGACGAATCTTGGTAGCCAAGTCCGGGTTCTCCTGTTGCTAGTTTTGTCTGAATACCAGACGAGATCGGATGGCGGGCAGACCGTACGTGTGGGGCACGCCCGGGGCCAGCCGGATGAACCATGCTCGCCGGGGTGAGAGGGCGCCAGCGACAGGTGCGGAAGTATTCTGCCAGATTTTTCCAGACAGTCCCAATGCCGCCCGCATATTCATAAGGTCGCTATGAAGGCTCATGGTGCCGCGAGCGACATCCAGGTGCCGTCATGACGGGACATCGGCGAGAATGCACGGTGGATGCGTACGTCGAAGAATCCGCCGCCAAGGTGCCCACAGACAAGGTGACCATCTGAATGCCGTGAGTCAATCGATCCCTCTCGGCGGGATCTCTAAGATCAGTCATGTGGACATCAGCGAAGAGGACTTCGACGCACTGGTGGAGGAGGCTCTTGAGGCCCTGCCTGAGCAATTCCTGGCTGGCCTGGACAATGTCGCGATAGTGGTGGAGGACGAGCCTGAGGACGGGTCTGACACCCTGGGATTCTACGAGGGCATCGCCCTGACAGAACGCGACGACTCCTGGTTCGGAGCGCTCCCGGACCGGGTGGTGCTGTTCCGTGGTCCCCTGTCCCGGATGTGCAGCGACGAGGATGAGCTGTTCGACGAGATCGCCATCACCTTGGTCCATGAGATCGGCCATTATCACGGTCTCGACGAGGAGAAGCTCCACGAATTGGGCTGGGGCTGATCTGCCTATTCCCACGGATCCCACAGACAGGAGTCGTCACCGGCCAGGCAGTGCCGGTTCCCGGACCATCACTGACCCGCAGGTCATCAGGAAATCAGGCGCCCGCGCAGTACCCGGGCCACCGGAGTTCGCAATACATCCGTATTTGTCCTGGGATCGGTGCCGGTGACGATCAGGTCAGCGCTCGCACCCTCCGTGAGGGAGTCAGCTCCGAGCCAGTCCCGGGCTCCCCAGCTGGATGCCGCAATCGCGAAGGCGCCGCCACCGAGCGAGGCCAGCTCGGCGACCTCGGAGAGGATCTCGCCGTGCGGTACGACCGTACCGGCATCGGTGCCCGAGTGGACCTCGATCCCAGCTTCGATGGCTTTCCCGATGGTCTGCCGCCGACGCGCGTAGAGGGCCATCATGTGGTCTGCGAACACCGGGTATTTGTCACGCCCTGGCTCCGCATACTGGGGGAACCGGTTCAAGTTGATGATGGTGGGCACCAGCGCAGTACCATTCTCAGCCATCTGCTGGATCACGTCGTCGCTCATGCCGGTGCCGTGCTCAATGCAGTCAATCCCGGCGGCCACGAGCTCCGCCACAGACTGCTCCCCGAAACAGTGAGCCGTCACCCTGGCGCCTTCCTCGTGCGCGACTGCGATCGCTTCGGCGGCCAGATCAGCTGGGAATGAGGGCTCTAGGTCCCCAGTGGAGCGGTCGATCCAGTCGCCCACGAGCTTCACCCAGCCGTCGCCGTCGCGTGCCTCGTGCCGCACCTGCGCGAGCAATGCCTCGGGTTCCACCTCCACGGCCAGGTGCCGGATATAGCGACGGGTGCGAGCCACATGC
The sequence above is drawn from the Arachnia rubra genome and encodes:
- a CDS encoding RNA-binding protein; this translates as MLADALEHLVAGIVSNPDDVTVREKELRRGRLLEVRVHPEDVGKVIGRQGRTASALRTVVGALAGNEQVRVDFVDVDRPRRR
- a CDS encoding peptidase associated/transthyretin-like domain-containing protein, with the translated sequence MRAKALVAGLLLGYCLLGMAGCSREAVPAKEPEPVEASPVSDTNSPLPTGPRTAASLVGTVVDETGAAVEHCMITIAGDSRELAIMTNSSGNFEAWLRYGTQQLTITCDPQVYQVAEATVEVPQADRFEQTFTVHKL
- the rpsP gene encoding 30S ribosomal protein S16 — translated: MATKIRLKRLGKIRSPHYRIVVMDSRSKRDGQAIEEIGLYHPKNDPSFIRVDSERAQYWLSVGAQPTEAVIAILKRSGDWQKFTGDKTPSGILPQPEPRDREAEFAKALAEDGNAVAPAISKAKKAAEASAGDEASEQEA
- the rimM gene encoding ribosome maturation factor RimM (Essential for efficient processing of 16S rRNA), producing the protein MSTGRAAAEREPALAGLVEVLVGIVGRAHGIRGDAFIDVRTDEPGRRFQPGSGLRLSSGKHLTLERVRWHRGRPVVAFEGYPDRTAVESLRGEKLFVDVPGDERPSEPEEYFDRQLAGLRVLDAAGKHAGEVVEVLHLPAQDCLVVETGAGRRLVPFVSALVPRVDLEAGEVQLADVGGLLEDLA
- a CDS encoding metallopeptidase family protein, giving the protein MSQSIPLGGISKISHVDISEEDFDALVEEALEALPEQFLAGLDNVAIVVEDEPEDGSDTLGFYEGIALTERDDSWFGALPDRVVLFRGPLSRMCSDEDELFDEIAITLVHEIGHYHGLDEEKLHELGWG
- a CDS encoding amidohydrolase family protein encodes the protein MTAEPMHIHGTFLPQEEPRDFWIVEGKLTGEPVAGARTLARNAFVIPGLVDAHCHIGLGVQGAVSVEETRRQALADLAAGTMLVRDAGSPADTRWVQHDDMLPQLIRAGRHVARTRRYIRHLAVEVEPEALLAQVRHEARDGDGWVKLVGDWIDRSTGDLEPSFPADLAAEAIAVAHEEGARVTAHCFGEQSVAELVAAGIDCIEHGTGMSDDVIQQMAENGTALVPTIINLNRFPQYAEPGRDKYPVFADHMMALYARRRQTIGKAIEAGIEVHSGTDAGTVVPHGEILSEVAELASLGGGAFAIAASSWGARDWLGADSLTEGASADLIVTGTDPRTNTDVLRTPVARVLRGRLIS
- a CDS encoding succinate dehydrogenase cytochrome b subunit, which codes for MAVTGLILIAFLLVHMYGNLKMFVGYEAFDHYAEWLKGKSSDGGILYPVMPAGQFIWVFRAALLLAIVLHIWSAATLSAKTIKNRGDKYQVTKRQAQTYAARTMRWGGVIILVFVIFHLIQFTIVPGILGGHANHPHTMVLAGFQQWWITAFYAFSILLVCMHIRHGLWSAFATLGVNLSAISRKWLNIIALVVSVALYAGFMIMPLCVQFGILK
- the trmD gene encoding tRNA (guanosine(37)-N1)-methyltransferase TrmD, translated to MRIDVITIFPGYLAPLSLSLVGKAIESGVVDLAVHDLRAWTHDRHHTADDTPYGGGAGMVMKPEPWGEALDAMEDLDPAPMTVVVPTPAGRVFNQDLAHELSARRRLVFACGRYEGIDQRVLDHCADTYDLVEVSLGDYVLNGGEAAVLAITEAVVRLIPGVLGNPDSLVEESHAPGHRLLEYPNYTKPPRWRGREVPEILLSGNHAAIATWRREQALERTRSRRPELLEDDF
- a CDS encoding fumarate reductase/succinate dehydrogenase flavoprotein subunit, with product MSSTMTTTTFIPSDYWIDGDDIVDTKAPAVEIDKVWQTRQFQARLVNPANRRKLSVIIVGTGLAGGAAAATLGEAGYNVLNFCYQDSPRRAHSIAAQGGINAAKNYRNDNDSTYRLFYDTVKGGDYRARETNVYRLAEVSANIIDQCVAQGVPFAREYGGLLDTRSFGGVQVQRTFYARGQTGQQLLIGCYQQLERQIEAGTVKMYSRHEMVELIVVDGRARGIVTRNMVTGEIEAWTADAVVLGTGGYGNVFFLSTNAMGCNATAVWRAHRKGAFFGNPCYTQIHPTCIPVHGDTQSKLTLMSESLRNDGRIWVPKKAEDCTKDPRQIPEEDRDYYLERIYPAFGNLVPRDIASRQAKNMCDEGRGVGPAVAEKQADGSTRQVRRGVYLDFSDAINRLGKQGVSNKYGNLFDMYQQITGENPYEVPMRIYPAVHYTMGGVWVDYDLQSTIPGLYVTGEANFSDHGANRLGASALMQGLADGYFVLPNTINDYLADGPFEKISDSHPAVIDAVQTAKARVYKLLSIQGTRSVDSFHKELGQIMWEYCGMNRTEEGLIKAIGLIRELREEYWRNVRVTGINEDFNQALERAGRVADFFELGELMCIDALHRRESCGGHFRAESQTEEGEALRHDDEFLYVAAWEWTGEGNKPILHREPLIYKAIELKQRSYK
- a CDS encoding succinate dehydrogenase/fumarate reductase iron-sulfur subunit, which encodes MKLKLRIWRQAGPKAKGAMVDYDIDNVSPDMSFLEMLDMLNEQLTDANQEPIAFDHDCREGICGMCGVVINGIAHGGSATTTCQLHMRSFADGATIEIEPWRAGAFPIIKDLAVDRTALDRIVQSGGYISSNTGSAPDAHATPAPKRESDKAFDNATCIGCGACVAACPNSSAMLFTSAKITHLAMLPQGQPERYRRVKSMVAQHDEEGFGNCTNIGECAAVCPKGIPLESISQLNRDLIKSLFKGDGK